One region of Dehalococcoidia bacterium genomic DNA includes:
- a CDS encoding universal stress protein, with product MAASEALILVPLDGSELAEGALPYAAALAGAYAARLLLLGVVPREPAPGAFGLPPQEWRHVEAAERRQLRGYLQATAKRLGDALVAGVRTQIGDPAEQILRAARRRGVHTTVMATHGRGGVGRLILGSVADKVMRLTEGPLLLSSAPPGAGRRQAQLRALAVPLDGSARAELALAPAAELARATTATLVLLRAEPWRLAALTAGAAYVPNVDTFEDEVTAAAQAYLSAVRQRLPAGVASETAVLRGGAADAIAACVRQRKLDLVVMTTRGRGGLRRLALGSTADRLVRAGLPVLLLREGAP from the coding sequence ATGGCGGCGAGCGAAGCGCTGATCCTGGTCCCGCTCGACGGCTCCGAGCTGGCAGAGGGCGCCCTGCCGTACGCGGCGGCGCTGGCGGGCGCCTACGCCGCCCGGCTGCTGCTGCTCGGCGTGGTGCCGCGCGAGCCCGCCCCTGGCGCATTCGGCCTGCCGCCGCAGGAGTGGCGCCACGTCGAAGCGGCTGAGCGCCGGCAGCTCCGCGGCTATCTGCAGGCGACGGCGAAGCGGCTCGGCGACGCACTCGTCGCCGGCGTCCGCACCCAGATCGGCGATCCGGCCGAGCAGATCCTGCGCGCCGCGCGGCGGCGCGGCGTCCACACGACCGTCATGGCCACGCACGGCCGTGGCGGCGTGGGCCGGCTTATCCTCGGCAGCGTCGCGGACAAGGTGATGCGCCTGACCGAAGGCCCGCTGTTACTCTCCAGCGCACCGCCCGGCGCCGGGCGACGGCAGGCGCAGCTGCGCGCCCTGGCCGTGCCGCTGGACGGCTCGGCGCGGGCCGAGCTGGCGCTGGCGCCCGCGGCCGAACTGGCGCGGGCGACGACGGCCACGCTCGTCCTGCTGCGCGCCGAGCCCTGGCGGCTGGCCGCGCTCACGGCGGGCGCGGCGTACGTGCCCAACGTCGACACGTTCGAGGATGAGGTCACAGCCGCCGCACAGGCGTATCTGAGCGCGGTGCGGCAGCGCCTGCCCGCGGGCGTTGCCAGCGAGACCGCCGTGCTGCGCGGCGGCGCGGCCGATGCCATCGCCGCCTGCGTGCGCCAGCGCAAGCTCGACCTGGTCGTGATGACCACTCGCGGCCGCGGCGGGCTGCGCCGGCTGGCTCTGGGCAGCACGGCCGACCGCCTGGTGCGAGCAGGGCTGCCGGTATTGCTGCTGCGCGAAGGGGCGCCGTAG
- a CDS encoding TIGR03618 family F420-dependent PPOX class oxidoreductase: protein MAAMTPAQRDAFLRQPRIAMLITLYDDGAPAAVPVWFEWEGERARIFTGRGSEKIHRVQANARVALCVAEPAGVPEAWVTIEGTAAVLDGGWALAQRLAPRYYRAGQAAKVLAEWGRTPEQWVVIEITPRRIRSLAP, encoded by the coding sequence ATGGCCGCCATGACCCCCGCGCAGCGCGACGCCTTTTTGCGCCAGCCGCGCATCGCCATGCTGATCACGCTGTACGACGACGGCGCCCCGGCGGCCGTGCCGGTCTGGTTCGAGTGGGAGGGCGAGCGGGCGCGGATCTTCACCGGGCGCGGCTCGGAGAAGATCCACCGCGTGCAGGCGAACGCGCGGGTGGCGCTCTGCGTGGCCGAGCCGGCCGGCGTGCCCGAAGCCTGGGTCACGATCGAGGGCACGGCCGCGGTCCTGGACGGCGGCTGGGCACTGGCGCAACGGCTGGCGCCGCGCTATTACCGGGCCGGGCAAGCGGCGAAGGTGCTGGCCGAGTGGGGCCGGACGCCGGAGCAATGGGTCGTGATCGAGATTACGCCGCGGCGCATCCGCTCGCTGGCGCCGTGA
- the lepB gene encoding signal peptidase I has protein sequence MTTDSHEPASDLTAGQKSAFAEAAYAELTSLEPPLDSAPAAMPRTPRRSRLWPVLRETLLSVAIVAVIFVGTREVAQGREVLGPSMQPTFHQGQRIFITKYLVGSPAHGDVVVFKPPVQSPDDYIKRVIGVPGDHVVVAHGTVSVNGQALSESYVHGQTTTCGGQYCDVTLGANQYYVLGDNRGNSADSRFWGPVSGDNIKGKAWLRFYPLDEFKFAP, from the coding sequence ATGACCACGGACAGCCACGAGCCGGCCTCCGACCTGACGGCCGGCCAGAAGTCGGCGTTCGCCGAAGCAGCCTATGCAGAGTTGACCTCTTTGGAGCCGCCGCTGGACTCCGCGCCGGCCGCGATGCCGCGGACGCCCCGACGCAGCCGCCTCTGGCCCGTGCTGCGTGAGACGCTGCTCAGCGTCGCGATCGTCGCCGTGATCTTCGTCGGTACGCGCGAAGTGGCGCAGGGCCGCGAGGTGCTCGGTCCCAGCATGCAGCCCACCTTTCATCAGGGGCAGCGCATCTTCATTACCAAATATCTCGTCGGCAGTCCCGCACACGGCGACGTCGTCGTCTTCAAGCCGCCGGTGCAAAGCCCGGACGACTACATCAAGCGCGTGATCGGCGTGCCCGGTGACCACGTCGTGGTGGCGCACGGCACGGTGAGCGTCAATGGCCAGGCGCTCAGCGAAAGCTACGTGCACGGCCAGACCACGACCTGCGGCGGACAGTACTGCGACGTGACGCTGGGGGCGAATCAGTACTACGTGCTGGGCGACAACCGCGGCAACAGCGCCGATTCGCGCTTCTGGGGGCCGGTGAGCGGCGACAATATCAAGGGCAAGGCGTGGCTGCGCTTCTACCCGCTGGATGAGTTCAAGTTTGCCCCGTAG
- a CDS encoding GNAT family N-acetyltransferase yields the protein MSSWQERLRPTEPGDRERIEALIARWWGAPVIVSRGKTHRPAELEGYLAEARGEIAGLVTLYREGDECEVVTLNSEEPGSGLGAALMHAAIEHARAHACHRLWLITTNDNTHALRFYQRLGMRIAAVRIGAVDEARRLKPEIPLTGHGGIPIHDEIELSVAL from the coding sequence ATGAGCAGCTGGCAGGAGCGCCTGCGGCCCACCGAGCCGGGCGACCGCGAGCGCATCGAGGCGCTGATCGCGCGCTGGTGGGGTGCGCCGGTGATCGTCTCGCGCGGGAAGACGCACCGGCCGGCCGAGCTGGAGGGGTATCTGGCGGAAGCGCGCGGCGAGATCGCCGGTCTGGTAACCCTCTACCGCGAAGGCGACGAGTGCGAAGTCGTAACCCTGAACAGCGAGGAGCCCGGCTCCGGTCTCGGCGCGGCGCTCATGCACGCCGCGATCGAGCACGCCCGCGCCCACGCCTGCCATCGCCTCTGGCTGATCACCACCAACGACAACACACACGCGCTGCGCTTCTACCAGCGACTCGGCATGCGCATCGCCGCGGTGCGCATCGGCGCGGTGGACGAGGCGCGGCGGCTGAAGCCCGAGATCCCGCTGACGGGCCACGGCGGCATTCCCATCCACGACGAGATCGAGCTGTCCGTGGCGCTCTGA
- a CDS encoding Uma2 family endonuclease has product MTTEKTLVTIKDVEANPPPGRWELLDGEVVPMPPAGGEHNWVMNRFDVRLTTYVEANDLGVVLPGDTGIILGRRPDRIRAPDLCFFAKGRLPGDRPPSGYLEIIPDFVVEIVSPGDRAGEIQQKTDEWLNAGVRLVWVAYPESRTVVVSSGSDTQRIYRVGDALTGDPVLPGFSTPVAALFA; this is encoded by the coding sequence ATGACCACCGAAAAGACGCTCGTCACGATCAAAGACGTCGAAGCGAACCCGCCGCCGGGCCGCTGGGAACTGCTCGACGGGGAGGTAGTGCCGATGCCGCCTGCCGGTGGGGAACACAACTGGGTGATGAACCGCTTCGACGTGCGCCTCACGACGTATGTGGAGGCGAACGATCTCGGCGTAGTGCTGCCGGGCGACACAGGCATTATCCTGGGGCGCAGGCCCGACCGCATCCGGGCACCGGATCTCTGCTTCTTTGCGAAGGGCCGATTACCCGGCGACCGGCCGCCGTCCGGCTATCTGGAGATCATCCCTGATTTTGTCGTCGAGATCGTCTCGCCGGGTGACCGCGCGGGCGAGATTCAGCAGAAGACCGACGAGTGGCTGAACGCGGGGGTGCGCTTGGTTTGGGTCGCGTACCCGGAGTCGCGCACCGTGGTTGTCAGCTCAGGATCGGACACGCAACGGATCTACCGCGTCGGTGACGCGCTGACAGGCGATCCAGTCCTTCCCGGCTTCAGCACGCCGGTGGCCGCGCTCTTCGCCTGA